A genomic segment from Perca flavescens isolate YP-PL-M2 chromosome 13, PFLA_1.0, whole genome shotgun sequence encodes:
- the bach1b gene encoding transcription regulator protein BACH1b — translation MSLMATSAPRSSVFTFESTVHSSHVLRCLDEQRRRDTLCDVTVVVEGQSFRAHRSVLASCSEYFTHRISSLTQHGAVITLPPEVTVAGFEPLLKFAYTSKLLFGKDCVLEIRNSASILGFRDLDEACFDFLLPKFFSSSNGSAPVPRKTCCKKKCKRQLSKEDSGIDSNNVFLDKKEVKPVADSPSQQEPAWRCHKSVNSKMGSQNSTSALTPVVEGTNDQFMQCPKYRKFQLACGKETCVTEKSLNNPVTVIRDDSNLSCLPCSSSVNSKNETDITFPGNSFSDFTRQSKGGADEPWETEIHDKKTENGVDRGEVDMIEKDTNERQRRWKKKEREMVVEEDMSSSDRSNVKAVSSQPSTVLSERSSELILHQCHLKIFGEGPAITQSPGHKRFIIDITEGKKTRDCCLLAPVSIHRTAEEQVEAERKRADDEIVQTSSVERAALFVNDGSERSTVEREVAEHLAKRLGSDMGLSQLNFQDPDAGTSSDTGNGRAQSTSLKWLQLHNLSSTSTSCPFFQDMDQSKCLWKGAELSECEGASQSGVSSLNSGEDGDSETETEGDSETYTRERARQVQLPFSVDWIVDLSRNDFQQLLKQQVFTHEQLEFVHDMRRRSKNRLAAQRCRKRKLDCIYNLQCEINKLKMEREKLMTEKNHLNQLKLKTCHSVSALCQRVCNEVNLQPEQLQVLAKYTSADCPLSSFFPHIDTLLSQPGLTLQPQALLSACFVGLDKYVASEEASSSSRRDSVTGDGENSL, via the exons ATGTCCCTGATGGCCACATCTGCCCCCCGGTCGtctgtgtttacatttgaatcTACAGTACATTCCTCCCATGTGCTGCGCTGCTTGGACGAGCAGCGTCGCCGGGACACGTTATGTGATGTTACTGTGGTGGTGGAAGGTCAGAGTTTCAGAGCCCACCGCTCAGTGCTCGCTTCCTGTAGCGAGTACTTTACACACAGGATCTCCTCCCTCACCCAGCATGGGGCAGTCATCACTCTGCCACCAGAG GTGACAGTTGCTGGTTTTGAACCCTTGCTGAAGTTTGCCTACACATCCAAACTTCTCTTTGGGAAAGACTGTGTCTTAGAAATACGTAACTCAGCTTCCATTCTTGGTTTCAGAGACCTAGACGAGGCATGCTTTGATTTTCTCCTCCCTAAGTTCTTCTCCAGCAGCAATGGCTCTGCTCCTGTTCCGAGAAAGACCTGTTGTAAGAAGAAATGCAAGAGGCAATTATCAAAGGAAGACAGTGGCATTGACTCTAACAATGTATTTTTGGATAAGAAAGAAGTAAAACCTGTTGCTGACTCACCATCTCAGCAGGAACCGGCTTGGCGCTGTCACAAATCAGTGAACAGCAAAATGGGAAGTCAGAACAGTACAAGTGCTCTTACACCTGTAGTTGAAGGAACAAACGACCAATTTATGCAGTGTCCTAAGTATCGCAAGTTCCAGCTGGCTTGTGGGAAGGAAACTTGTGTCACAGAGAAAAGTCTCAACAATCCAGTAACAGTAATCAGGGATGACAGTAACCTCTCCTGCTTGCCTTGCTCCAGCAGTGTGAACAGCAAGAATGAAACTGACATTACATTCCCTGGAAATTCATTCTCAGATTTCACCAGGCAGAGCAAAGGAGGGGCTGATGAGCCATGGGAAACTGAAATACATGACAAGAAAACAGAGAATGGTGTGGACAGAGGGGAGGTTGATATGATTGAGAAAGACACAAATGAAAGGCAGAGAAGAtggaaaaagaaggaaagagagatggTTGTGGAGGAAGACATGAGCTCTTCAGACAGATCCAATGTCAAGGCAGTCTCCTCACAGCCAAGCACCGTGCTGAGTGAGAGGTCATCAGAGTTAATATTGCACCAATGCCACCTGAAGATCTTTGGTGAGGGCCCTGCAATCACTCAGTCACCGGGGCACAAGAGGTTTATCATAGACATTACAGAAGGCAAGAAAACAAGGGACTGCTGTTTACTAGCGCCAGTATCCATTCATCGAACAGCAGAGGAACAAGTAGAAGCTGAGAGGAAAAGGGCAGATGATGAGATTGTACAGACAAGCAGCGTGGAGAGAGCAGCCCTGTTCGTAAATGATGGCAGTGAAAGGAGCACTGTGGAAAGGGAGGTGGCCGAGCATCTGGCTAAGCGGTTGGGGTCTGACATGGGCTTGTCTCAGCTGAACTTCCAGGACCCTGATGCAGGAACTTCCTCTGATACAGGGAACGGACGTGCACAGAGCACATCTTTAAAGTGGCTGCAGCTCCACAACCTCAGCTCCACAAGCACCAGCTGTCCCTTTTTCCAGGATATGGATCAAAGCAAATGTTTATGGAAAGGAGCAGAGCTGTCTGAGTGCGAGGGGGCATCTCAGTCCGGTGTGTCATCCCTCAACTCAGGGGAGGATGGAGActcagagacagaaacagaaggAGACAGTGAGACCTACACAAGAGAAAGGGCCAGACAG GTGCAGTTGCCATTCTCTGTAGATTGGATTGTGGATCTGAGCAGAAATGACTTCCAACAGCTGCTAAAGCAACAGGTCTTTACGCATGAACAGCTTGAGTTTGTCCACGATATGAGACGTCGCAGCAAAAACCGCCTCGCGGCCCAGCGTTGCCGGAAGAGGAAACTAGACTGCATATATAATCTGCAGTGTGAAATCAACAAGCtg aaaatggagagagagaaactgatgACGGAGAAGAACCATCTGAACCAGCTGAAGTTGAAAACATGTCACAGTGTCTCTGCATTATGCCAGAGGGTCTGCAACGAAGTCAACCTGCAGCCAGAACAGCTCCAGGTGTTAGCCAAATACACCTCTGCAGACTGCCCTCTGTCCTCCTTCTTTCCTCACATAGACACACTCCTTTCACAGCCTGGGTTGACACTCCAGCCACAGGCTTTACTCTCGGCCTGTTTTGTGGGCCTTGATAAGTATGTGGCATCTGAGGAGGCCTCGTCCAGCTCCAGAAGGGATTCAGTCACAGGAGATGGTGAAAATTCGCTTTAG